One Primulina eburnea isolate SZY01 chromosome 4, ASM2296580v1, whole genome shotgun sequence genomic window, GTAGCAAGCTCACTGGACCGGGGTGAAGGTTCCTGCAGCTCCCGCGCACGTTATCCCCGCCCAGGCCATGCTGATTCCAACGGTGCTCAATGGGTGCCACGTGCCCCGCGAACACGAGCAGATACGGCGGGAGTGAGCCGAGCTCGTATATCCTGTACGGGTTCGTCTTCTGTATCTCCATCCACCATTCAATCTGGCGAGTGTACCCGAACCGCCTCCACTTTCCGAGATCTATAACCATCACACCTGTGTTGAAATAACAGGGGCTCCGGCCAGAAAACACGCCGGCGAATCTTGCGTCCAACCAGAAATGCTTCGAGAAATACTTGGTGAAATTGGCGTGGCAATATTCGGGTGCCCCGATAGTCTTATTCCCCAAACTAGTGCTCCAAAGCTTCCAAATGTCATCGACCAGAACTAGATCCGAATCCAGATATATGACCCGCTTAACGCAGGATTCCAGAAGATCCGCCAGATAATTCCTAGCATAATTCAGGGGCTGTTCAAGCGCTTGCCTCACGGAGCTTGATATCAGGCTCCGGACTCGTTCAGGGTCAAAATAATAAACTTTGCATTTCAACTGGGGGAAAGTTGAACGGACTATGGTTTCCACACCCGTTTCTGAAACAAGGAAATGGAAGAACACGCTTTCCGGACACTTGGAATGCTGGAGAATCGAATGGACGGCGGCCAATGAACCTCGCAGATACTCGATATCGAGAGTAATAGCCACGTGAACGAGAGAAGGATCGCAGACGCTGGGTTTCCCCAACGGTGACGAGTGGCACTCGTGGGCATTGCGGAAGGCTTCGACTTTTCGAAAGGAAAAATTGTCAGAAGGCTTTGTAGATGTGCGGAATCTGTCGGTGTGAGACGATGTAATAGCTTCTGCAGGGTGAAAAGATTGCAAGGAAGGAGAAAGGACAAGCATAACCATTGCTGCGGAGAAAAAACCAGAGAATCTCATAATCCACAGCATTTTGGGTCTATGGTGGGTTTACAGATAGGAGTGGATGGAAGAGACGAGGTCCGCCAGAGTGGGAGGATTCAGGAAAGACATGAGAGAGAGAAACAAGAAAATCGATGGGGCGCTCACTCTCTGTCTATCTGCTTCGTTTTAGGTTTTCAGGAAATCAAAGTTTCTGGGTTTTGTTTGTTATGTTTCCACCATAGAAATCCACAGAATTAGATTTTGTGTTATTTGGCACTCGAAATCTCTGTGTGTGTGTAAAATGATCGAGTATAAAAAAAAGGGTGGTGGCAGAGTTGGGAAAGGTGATTTGAAATTAATTTCCAATGTAGGAATTCAAATGGTTAGAGATATCCACTGGTAAATAATTATTACAACTTTTTTTATTTGGCAAATCCAATTTTATATCTTTTACATTGAGCGAAGTTTCAAACGAACGAAAGAAACATGTTGTGAAAGGACTTGTTTGTTtccatttataaattaatatttttaacattaattttaaatatcacCATCTCACCGACACTCTTTTACTCGCAAAATAAATGGTTGCAATATTAGCAACAATGAGTTATATTTCTATCGACTTTCATGTAACTGTAAGAACTGATTAATTATCATTTGtttcataattaattaataaaaagagTAGCTCGTGACTCACTAAATCATCCACAACTTGGAGTGTTGTTATTATTCGTCGTGCTGGCCAACAATGACATTATATTTCTTTTTCTCAGAAGTAAAATATTTGGTATTCATCTTTAGAGATTTATCCAACTCCATAAGTAGCGCAATGTATAGGAGAAGGACAATGTATGTATACAAAGCAActaattgaaataaaataagcGAGTCTTCAACTTCCATTGACCGAATATTCACGTTATATATCGATCAATTAATTGAATATTAATTACGAAAACAAAAcattatttcatgaaatttacAACAAAAGTTTAGAGTCCATATTAATGTTGGTTCTAGGATCTCCATCTTTAATTGCCATCCAATAATAACATGATTAATTATAACGACAGCAAGTGATGATTTGTTGTTGGCCCTGCGCTTTGAGCACCGATTTGTAGATTTCAACGATGACCCTGTCATCGTACTCCTTGATGGGTCTCTCTCCGAACCCATACGCTCCGCTGTTGGCGATTCTCATCATCATATGCACGTAGGCGTCGCGCAATCCGAGCAAAATCTTCTTCGGCGACAACCGTGTCTTCAGCTTCAGCCGCCGCGTCAGCTTGATCCACCGCCGCCGATCCTTCCTTTCCTGGCCACCGTTTAGCCTCTCGTAGTCTTTCCTCCTCAGGTATCGCTTCACAGCAgctgaaactccttccatttctCTCTACTAAAGTGGAAATCAATCGAGCTAATTGTCAAACTCCCTATTAATAGGAATGAGGTTGGGGGATGGTTGAGTAATTAATGCATgctattctattttatttattttcatcatcgatgttaataaaaatcataagCCTGCTAGTAGATCAGATTTGAATGACTAAATCGAACCTCGTTTTGGAAGCTGGGGTCTACTTTTCGTATCTAGAAACACAAACAAAAATGTTAGAAAAAGATCAAAAGATTGTTCCGGTGTAGTTTTTTCGACACTCAAGTCagataataagaaaatataaaGAGTATCGTGTGTGCTTAATATAAATGAATATATGAATGAATAAACAATCATTATAACCaggtatttataggaaaataaTCTTTATGTGAGTAGGattttttgataattaaaactctaatctTTGTAGAATTCTAAATCTATTAGAATCATTCTGATGTTGGACTCTAGATTTtagataatattatattaaatctcTATGAGCCTTATATTTGtagatgatatattgatatatttgaCTGAGAGCTCATTTGAGGCATGGGCTCCTCTGCTGTGTAGAGAGCATGTTCAAGTTTTTTATGAGAGCATGGCTCGGGAGGTTGGCAAACTCCTTTTCAATCGTTGTAATAAAATGTATTATACGTATATCGAGCGAATTTACGTGTTTTGGCAGTTGTTTGTGTCATTGcaagaattaagcatgagcgTAACTTGCTACCAACAAGGAATAAATTAAATGCCGAAATGGAAGAATGAAGCAAACAAGAAAGCAGATGAAATGCGAGATAAAAGTAGACGCGAGCCAGTGCGCTCCAAAGTGGGCCGGCCATTCCAAGGCAGAACCACGCAcgcaaaagaaaaaaatgacaGTGTTGGGCGCGTGGGTGCGCAGGATCCCACACGCCAAGCTAGGCAGAAACCAGAAGCTTTCGCACGACCGCGTGGAATCCTGAGCAACCGCACGCATAGGAAAGACATGACATGCGGGAATCTGACGGACTTTTTCTTGGGCTTTTGCAACCATTCACACACTTATAAATATTGAAACCTAGCCATGGAGAAAATGGGGGCCGCAGACGCACACaaaatgtagtagcccgaattccagattgggtaattaacggattaatggtgattaagaaggtttaatgtgtaattttgaccgtggtcataatCGGACGGactgaagatggttcggtagcaccgaagggttcggacgatccgaagtgggttcggtggatccgatcattaggtgtcaagagttgatcgacacgtgggagttcggacgttccgaagtgtaggttcggtggatccgatcatgaggtgtcaagagccgatggacacgtgggagttcggacgttccgaagtgtaggttcggtggatccgatcgtgaggtgtcaagagctgatggacacgtaggagttcggacgttccgaagtaggttcggtggatccgaacatagcctataaatagtgctcggatttcctcattttgtattgacaatccttgagttgtgtctcatatttgagagatttggaaggtttctagggttagttgccggtcgagcgatagccaagagctgccaggattggtagtgtagcgacgcctgagttacgaggcaatcgacatcaaagggctgtcgacggacgaaggtaaaccctaaacctttggtagtactggttttgctagttgagcatggtagtattgttcattgggtgcttttgatgcgtaggcttgttctagacctgattagcggtgctgcgtaaggctaggcttgctgtgatagaggtacgaaagtactatccgagatatcctggtcgagtatacattcttatatgtgttgcatgattatgtggtgcattgatatatgtcatatgatgcatgctattatgtcacgtttattactgcatgttgcatttcatgttgagccgtatctccttcgagatagcctttactgttgagctgtatctctttcgagataagctatatatcttgtggggccgctcagccctgtcttgtcttgtggacgcatggacaccgagagtaca contains:
- the LOC140830390 gene encoding probable galacturonosyltransferase-like 7; amino-acid sequence: MLWIMRFSGFFSAAMVMLVLSPSLQSFHPAEAITSSHTDRFRTSTKPSDNFSFRKVEAFRNAHECHSSPLGKPSVCDPSLVHVAITLDIEYLRGSLAAVHSILQHSKCPESVFFHFLVSETGVETIVRSTFPQLKCKVYYFDPERVRSLISSSVRQALEQPLNYARNYLADLLESCVKRVIYLDSDLVLVDDIWKLWSTSLGNKTIGAPEYCHANFTKYFSKHFWLDARFAGVFSGRSPCYFNTGVMVIDLGKWRRFGYTRQIEWWMEIQKTNPYRIYELGSLPPYLLVFAGHVAPIEHRWNQHGLGGDNVRGSCRNLHPGPVSLLHWSGSGKPWLRLDSNQPCPLDSLWAPFDLYRHSA